The genomic segment TGTAGTTGCAGTAGTTGAAGAACTCGATGAGATTGCTACGACTACTAATCCTTTTGGTCCTGCTGTATAGTCTGAAATTTTTGACCTCCTTTAGATGTTATAACAGAATTAAATTTACCGTTTGTGGAAATAGCATGTACTGTTTTAGGATTTTCAttatctccatttttgcattttactAAATCAGACATGAGAGTCGACAGCTTAGAACTGTCTTTTgcaaggaaaataatcagAAACCTTCAATGACAAAAATATAGACTTGTACAATGATTATACTTATATCTATCGTGTACTGGCTTAAAACTATCAAGATATGATAAATAGGAGTGTAACTATCTTGTTTTTTGGAAGTACTAATGTTATGAATTTTATcaagatttttaaaataaatatatgaaaatatgttACTTTTGAACTCCCTTAATTTAACACCTATTAACTCTTCCggaggaaaattattttttaatatttccttATTCATCTTTCTCCATGTTCCAATAAGATATTTAAACATATGAATATCATTAACATTTGCAGATTTGCCGTATGATTCTCATCTAATTTTTCATAGAGCCAATAACGTAAATAGCTGCAGTATCATTTGGTTTGGGGGTATTATCTTTATTTAGTTTTTCTAAACGATGTAGTAGATCAATAAAAAGTTTATTGGCTTCTGTAGATTTTGAAATTCCTTTTGTCATGTATTTCATTACAAAGTTGATCAAAACTAGAAATTTTACCTAGCTCTGAAaagaaattttctttatgaATTTTACGCAGTTATACAGCTTTTGCAGAATCCTCctgataataaatataaaaacctTAACAGATTAGTACCAAAGATATATTTCTCATAatagaatttttcttttgtttcaagTCGAACTACTTATGTAATTAgtaatgtataaaaatgacatatattcatatatacaaatttttcttagAATATatcgacattttttttggacattatttgaatttaatTGAatgtaatattattttaagcTATAAgcattaaaataaaaaaaaaatattgtatataACCTTCcatcaatatatttttacgcagaccttttcattattcgcagctcataaaaaaaatcttacACTTTTTACCACTCAATTTTAAGGTTATTAAGGAACAAATTGttaatgtattatttataataaagcaaaaatacaattattaaatatcataaaagtagaaaaaaaatgcagctgATTAAAGTCTCAatctaaatataaacaatattataaatcttaaaatgtttaat from the Plasmodium cynomolgi strain B DNA, scaffold: 0137, whole genome shotgun sequence genome contains:
- a CDS encoding hypothetical protein (putative), which produces MEIMKILKQYMLFPQTEVKNFRLYSRTKRISSRSNLIEFFNYCNYINFWKYTKKRNCVKSSNNPKCSCCNSTRGNNKYSSFV